Proteins from a genomic interval of Stenotrophomonas sp. 24(2023):
- a CDS encoding TetR/AcrR family transcriptional regulator, translating into MTRTGRPRSFDRDTALEQAMQVFWARGYEAASLALLKDAMGGISSPSFYAAFGSKEALFEEVLQCYLATHGQVMAPLYQPGLDPRAAVERALHATARMQTDSGHPLGCLLNVAATTTPDEVETAQALLAGDRAATRAGFIECARRAVSNGQLPATSDAQAIGVMLDTFMRGLTAQARDGVPRAQMDAAIDALLAPWKKTTPRRGSPGPS; encoded by the coding sequence ATGACCCGTACCGGACGCCCCCGCAGCTTCGATCGCGATACCGCGCTTGAACAGGCCATGCAGGTGTTCTGGGCGCGTGGCTACGAGGCCGCCTCGCTGGCACTGCTGAAGGACGCCATGGGCGGCATTTCATCGCCCAGCTTCTATGCGGCCTTCGGCTCGAAGGAGGCGTTGTTTGAAGAAGTGCTGCAGTGCTACCTGGCCACCCATGGGCAGGTGATGGCGCCGCTGTACCAGCCCGGGCTGGACCCGCGCGCGGCCGTGGAGCGTGCATTGCATGCCACCGCGCGCATGCAGACCGATAGTGGTCATCCGCTGGGGTGCCTGTTGAATGTAGCCGCCACCACGACCCCGGATGAGGTTGAAACCGCGCAGGCACTGTTGGCAGGTGACCGTGCCGCCACGCGCGCGGGCTTCATCGAATGCGCGCGGCGCGCGGTGTCCAACGGGCAGCTGCCTGCCACCAGCGATGCACAGGCGATCGGGGTGATGCTCGATACCTTCATGCGTGGGTTGACCGCCCAGGCCCGCGATGGGGTGCCACGGGCACAGATGGACGCCGCCATCGACGCGCTGCTTGCGCCGTGGAAAAAGACCACGCCACGGCGCGGGTCACCCGGGCCGTCGTAG
- a CDS encoding MFS transporter, producing the protein MPVAALLAFAMTGFIAILTETLPAGLLPQIGHGLQISEAMAGQFVTLYALGSLLAAMPLTLATQHWPRRRTLLTAVVGFLLFNTLTTVAPSYGVALVSRFMAGVAAGLSWGILAGYARRLVPPHLQGKALAIAMVGTPLALSLGTPAGTWMGAALGWRAAFAVMSALAVLLVVWILKAVPDLPGQRAEARAPLRAVLRLRGVVPVLAVIMVWMLGHNVLYTYVAPYLAAHGLQARVDTVLLTFGITSLAGIWIIGATVDRWLRPLVLLCLAGFGMASLLLATAATVPWLVYAGVALWGLSFGGAATLLQTAAADCAGHHVDVVQAMVTTSWNLAIALGGLSGGVLLARFGGNAAPWAMAALSVLALLLAAWARHGFRPGMRHGPAITAH; encoded by the coding sequence TTGCCTGTCGCCGCCCTGCTGGCCTTCGCCATGACCGGCTTCATCGCCATCCTCACCGAAACCCTGCCCGCCGGGCTGCTGCCACAGATCGGCCACGGCCTGCAGATCTCCGAGGCAATGGCCGGACAGTTCGTCACGCTTTACGCGCTGGGTTCGCTGCTGGCCGCCATGCCGCTGACCCTGGCCACCCAGCACTGGCCACGCCGGCGCACGCTGCTGACCGCCGTGGTCGGCTTCCTGCTGTTCAACACGCTGACCACCGTTGCGCCGAGCTACGGCGTGGCGCTGGTGTCACGTTTCATGGCCGGTGTGGCCGCAGGGCTGTCGTGGGGCATCCTGGCCGGCTACGCACGACGGCTGGTTCCCCCCCACCTGCAGGGCAAGGCGCTGGCCATCGCCATGGTCGGCACGCCACTGGCCCTGTCACTGGGGACACCGGCGGGTACCTGGATGGGCGCCGCACTGGGCTGGCGCGCCGCATTCGCGGTGATGTCCGCGCTGGCGGTGCTGCTGGTGGTGTGGATCCTCAAGGCAGTGCCCGACCTGCCCGGCCAGCGTGCCGAAGCACGCGCGCCGCTGCGTGCCGTACTGCGCCTGCGCGGCGTTGTCCCCGTGCTGGCCGTGATCATGGTCTGGATGCTGGGCCACAACGTGCTCTACACCTACGTGGCGCCCTATCTGGCCGCCCATGGGCTGCAGGCCCGCGTGGACACCGTGCTGCTGACCTTTGGCATCACCTCGCTGGCCGGCATCTGGATCATCGGTGCCACGGTGGACCGCTGGCTGCGACCACTGGTGCTGCTGTGCCTGGCAGGTTTCGGCATGGCCTCCCTGCTGCTGGCTACTGCCGCCACCGTGCCTTGGCTGGTCTATGCCGGTGTTGCCCTGTGGGGCCTGAGCTTTGGTGGCGCCGCCACGCTGCTGCAGACCGCCGCCGCCGATTGTGCCGGCCACCACGTGGATGTCGTGCAGGCCATGGTGACCACCTCCTGGAACCTCGCCATCGCCCTGGGCGGCCTGTCCGGCGGCGTGCTGCTGGCGCGCTTCGGCGGCAATGCCGCGCCGTGGGCGATGGCCGCGCTGTCCGTGCTGGCGCTGCTGCTGGCCGCCTGGGCCCGCCATGGCTTCCGACCGGGCATGCGCCATGGCCCTGCGATCACCGCGCACTGA
- a CDS encoding alpha/beta hydrolase translates to MKRPSLFLAAALLAATATATAATAPAADEFPLPAGFASQYQQIDGTRLHYVAGGNGPLVLLVHGFGQAWYEWHQLMPELARTHRVVAVDLPGLGLSSPPASGYAGEEIAATLHRFALSQSKGQPFDLVAHDIGIWNTYPMAVKHPRDIRRLVYMEAPIPDETVYDFPAFTPQGESLVWHFSFFAAQPQLAERLIEGREKLFLSHFIREHATNKAVFDDALLDRYVASYAKPHTLNASFEYYRALNTSVQQNIRLRVQPLTMPALAIGGGGHGGMGQFQVQQMQRYASNVQGHVLPGCGHWLPEECAAQLNPLVVDFLTGNK, encoded by the coding sequence ATGAAACGCCCCTCCCTGTTCCTCGCGGCCGCCCTGCTGGCGGCCACTGCCACAGCAACCGCCGCCACGGCACCCGCAGCCGATGAATTCCCGCTACCGGCCGGCTTCGCCTCGCAGTACCAGCAGATCGACGGCACCCGCCTGCACTACGTGGCCGGCGGCAACGGCCCCCTGGTCCTGCTGGTGCACGGCTTCGGCCAGGCCTGGTACGAGTGGCACCAGTTGATGCCCGAGCTGGCGCGCACTCACCGCGTGGTGGCGGTGGACCTGCCGGGCCTGGGCCTGTCATCGCCGCCGGCCAGCGGCTACGCCGGCGAAGAGATCGCCGCCACCCTGCACCGTTTCGCGCTGTCGCAGAGCAAGGGCCAGCCCTTCGATCTGGTGGCGCATGACATCGGCATCTGGAACACCTACCCGATGGCGGTGAAACACCCGCGCGACATCCGCCGGCTGGTGTACATGGAGGCACCGATTCCCGATGAAACGGTATATGACTTCCCCGCGTTCACCCCGCAAGGCGAATCACTGGTCTGGCACTTCAGTTTCTTCGCCGCGCAGCCACAACTGGCCGAGCGACTGATCGAAGGCCGGGAAAAACTGTTCCTGAGCCATTTCATCCGCGAGCACGCCACCAACAAGGCGGTCTTCGATGATGCCCTGCTCGACCGTTACGTCGCCTCCTATGCCAAGCCGCATACCTTGAACGCATCGTTCGAGTACTACCGCGCCCTCAACACCTCGGTGCAGCAGAACATCCGCCTGCGCGTGCAGCCGCTGACGATGCCGGCCCTGGCCATCGGTGGCGGCGGCCACGGTGGCATGGGACAGTTCCAGGTGCAGCAGATGCAGCGCTACGCCAGCAACGTGCAGGGCCATGTGCTGCCGGGCTGCGGGCACTGGCTGCCGGAAGAATGCGCCGCCCAGCTCAATCCGCTGGTGGTCGATTTCCTCACCGGCAACAAGTAG